In Staphylococcus lloydii, the following proteins share a genomic window:
- a CDS encoding class I adenylate-forming enzyme family protein: MNFDWIKTRAIFEEEKPAIIDPAKGTEWTYQQLNIRAENLASHLREQGTERGDVIGIFGPNDVAILDLLFASIKLGAVFLPINWRLNPEEISTIVEDSGVKKIFYETKHLSSLTKIDESLLYMDINSQEYDNIVDPSHHNVFESVELQGDDLASLLYTSGTTGVPKGVMFSHDSFVSNGINLNHTLPTYPTDVSIVALPLFHVFGFNDLTLPALFNGGTLVLQRYFNAEELNNLMMEYKPDYMLLIPTMLYAMLVADNFNPEGYQSVRYLIQGGSPPLPAVQAKLLNMNIALINGYGLTEAPIVSVNTVSNSKLKPKSIGNPVIFTEVRIFDDDFNEVATGEIGELGVRGKNVTPGYWNKPEATAKSFHDNFFLTGDLATIDEDGDVYIVDRKKEMIITGGENVLPSEVEAVLSEHPLVAQCVVVGYTSPKYGESVSAAVVLTEADDNFEEKLDAFAREKLGGYKVPRMYLSINHMPLNSTSKPDKLALQQRMNEKAEQLHQGDELA; this comes from the coding sequence ATGAATTTCGATTGGATTAAGACAAGAGCTATATTTGAAGAAGAGAAACCTGCAATTATTGACCCAGCTAAAGGCACTGAGTGGACATACCAACAATTAAATATCCGTGCAGAAAACTTGGCATCACATTTACGTGAACAAGGCACAGAGCGCGGTGACGTCATAGGTATTTTCGGACCAAATGACGTTGCGATTTTAGATTTATTATTCGCTTCTATAAAATTAGGCGCCGTATTTCTACCTATAAATTGGCGTTTAAATCCAGAAGAAATTTCAACCATCGTAGAAGATTCGGGCGTTAAAAAAATTTTTTACGAGACTAAACATCTATCATCTCTAACTAAAATAGATGAGTCACTATTATATATGGATATCAATTCTCAGGAATACGATAATATCGTAGATCCTTCTCATCATAATGTATTTGAAAGTGTTGAATTACAGGGGGACGATTTAGCATCGCTATTATATACAAGTGGTACAACTGGAGTTCCAAAAGGTGTTATGTTCTCGCATGATTCTTTTGTAAGTAACGGCATAAATTTAAACCATACACTACCAACTTATCCGACAGACGTTTCAATAGTCGCGTTACCACTGTTCCACGTATTTGGTTTTAATGATTTAACATTACCAGCATTGTTCAATGGTGGCACACTTGTGTTGCAACGCTATTTTAACGCTGAAGAACTCAATAATCTCATGATGGAATATAAACCAGACTATATGTTACTTATTCCAACAATGTTATATGCAATGCTTGTGGCAGATAATTTTAATCCTGAAGGCTACCAAAGTGTACGTTATTTAATACAAGGTGGTTCTCCACCACTGCCAGCAGTACAGGCAAAATTATTAAATATGAATATTGCACTTATTAATGGTTATGGTCTAACTGAGGCGCCTATTGTTTCTGTAAATACAGTAAGCAATTCAAAACTTAAGCCTAAATCAATCGGAAATCCTGTCATTTTCACTGAAGTACGTATCTTTGATGATGATTTTAACGAAGTAGCGACAGGTGAAATTGGTGAATTAGGCGTACGTGGCAAAAACGTTACGCCAGGTTATTGGAACAAGCCAGAAGCTACGGCAAAAAGTTTTCATGATAATTTCTTTTTAACTGGTGATCTGGCGACAATTGATGAAGATGGTGATGTATATATTGTTGACCGTAAGAAAGAGATGATTATTACCGGAGGGGAAAACGTACTACCATCAGAAGTTGAAGCGGTATTATCAGAGCATCCATTAGTCGCACAATGTGTCGTCGTAGGCTATACAAGTCCTAAATACGGCGAATCCGTATCGGCTGCAGTAGTTTTAACGGAAGCGGATGACAATTTTGAAGAGAAATTAGATGCCTTCGCACGTGAAAAACTAGGTGGCTATAAAGTGCCTAGAATGTATTTAAGTATTAATCATATGCCATTAAACTCAACATCCAAACCAGATAAACTCGCATTACAGCAACGTATGAATGAAAAAGCTGAGCAATTACATCAAGGTGATGAGTTGGCATAA
- a CDS encoding malonate decarboxylase subunit alpha, with protein sequence MKIITAKELKTLVKSHDTIALSALSVGNLPVEILKHLIDYYDETQQLDNLTIMVANDISDYAGDGVDLDAFIKRKMVKRLILSIIIASPATISAIKNSEVEAYFLPQGVMTTNYRNQTFANPGTITTIGLHTTVDPRYTGGKANVRTSEDLVQLTKVNGKEYLLYQFPEVDVVLLRGTYADRQGNIYMDHEAHLSEAYSVALAAHRNNGKVIVQVKAVVEDGSFKPTDVFIPSALVDYVMVNDNPRYHKQVVQTYYDPALSGHYKVLDMPGPYIKMSSRKVILRRAAQFLTQGDMVSIGFGINNELSNLLVEEGVRDLVHLNIDTGVFDGYIGSNDYLSMHYNLSARMRHEMTWDFIYNGGLDIAYLSFAEIDQHGNVNVSSYGNKLNGCGGFIDISQTVDTIVFSGSLVVGGQLDCVHNKLVINEDGKATKFVDEVRNVDFNAEYALSKAQTVYYVTERAVFQLTNSGLKLIEIAPGVDIERDILANMSFKPIVPDDIGLMDASMFQEHWGNLHKTLGSNS encoded by the coding sequence ATGAAAATTATTACAGCAAAAGAACTAAAAACTTTAGTGAAAAGTCATGACACCATTGCCCTTTCAGCATTGTCAGTAGGTAATTTACCAGTAGAAATATTAAAACACCTGATTGACTATTATGACGAAACGCAACAATTAGATAATTTAACAATAATGGTTGCTAATGATATTAGTGACTACGCTGGAGATGGTGTCGATTTAGACGCATTTATTAAACGTAAAATGGTAAAGCGTTTAATATTAAGCATTATAATAGCTTCACCCGCTACAATCTCAGCAATAAAAAATAGTGAAGTAGAAGCCTACTTTTTACCCCAAGGCGTTATGACTACGAATTATCGTAATCAAACTTTTGCCAACCCAGGTACAATAACAACGATAGGCTTACATACAACGGTGGATCCTAGATATACAGGTGGCAAAGCAAATGTTCGAACGAGTGAGGACTTAGTACAATTAACGAAAGTAAATGGTAAGGAATACCTACTCTACCAATTTCCTGAAGTTGATGTAGTCCTGTTACGAGGAACTTACGCAGATCGACAAGGTAACATTTATATGGATCATGAAGCACATCTTAGCGAAGCATATAGTGTTGCACTAGCTGCACATAGAAACAACGGCAAAGTGATTGTACAAGTTAAAGCTGTTGTTGAAGATGGTAGCTTTAAACCAACAGATGTATTTATACCAAGTGCCCTAGTTGACTACGTTATGGTAAACGACAATCCACGTTACCATAAACAAGTTGTTCAAACTTATTATGACCCTGCATTGTCTGGACATTATAAAGTATTAGATATGCCTGGTCCCTACATTAAAATGAGTTCACGTAAAGTCATCTTACGACGGGCAGCACAATTTTTAACACAAGGTGATATGGTTAGCATTGGATTTGGTATAAACAATGAATTATCTAATTTATTAGTTGAAGAAGGTGTACGTGATTTAGTACATCTCAATATCGATACAGGCGTCTTTGATGGTTATATCGGTAGTAATGACTATTTGAGTATGCACTACAATTTAAGTGCACGTATGCGTCACGAAATGACATGGGATTTTATTTATAATGGTGGGCTAGACATTGCATATTTGAGTTTTGCTGAAATAGACCAACATGGCAATGTAAATGTCTCTTCTTATGGCAATAAATTAAATGGCTGCGGTGGCTTTATAGACATAAGCCAAACTGTTGATACCATTGTTTTTTCTGGCTCATTAGTTGTCGGGGGTCAACTAGATTGTGTACATAATAAATTAGTAATCAACGAAGATGGTAAGGCTACTAAATTTGTAGACGAAGTACGCAACGTAGATTTTAATGCCGAATACGCACTATCCAAAGCTCAGACTGTTTATTATGTGACTGAGCGCGCGGTATTCCAACTTACAAATTCAGGTTTGAAGTTAATCGAAATCGCACCAGGTGTAGACATAGAAAGAGATATATTAGCGAATATGTCATTTAAACCTATTGTTCCTGACGACATAGGTTTAATGGATGCTAGTATGTTTCAAGAACATTGGGGTAATTTACACAAAACGTTAGGGAGCAATAGTTAA
- a CDS encoding 3-oxoacyl-ACP reductase produces the protein MSKVILVTGSSRGLGATIVKTLVAQGQKVIINYCHSEQAAQDLVDELGSDNAIAIQGDVTQREAVDKMIAQGTKNFGRIDVIVNNALVDFKFDPTAQQSFTELVWEDYQQQIDGTLKAAFNVTQSVVPQFKERQQGSIISIGTNLYQNPVVPYHQYTTAKAGLIGFTRNIAAELGQYGITANVVSGGLLKTTDASAATTPEVFDIIAQTTPLRQVTTPQHVANMVAFLASDDARGITGQNYTVDGGLTMN, from the coding sequence ATGTCGAAAGTAATTTTAGTGACGGGGAGTAGTAGAGGTTTAGGTGCAACGATTGTGAAAACATTAGTAGCACAAGGTCAGAAGGTAATTATTAATTACTGTCATAGTGAACAGGCGGCTCAAGATTTAGTAGATGAATTGGGTTCTGATAACGCAATTGCCATTCAAGGTGATGTGACGCAACGTGAAGCGGTAGATAAAATGATTGCACAAGGGACTAAAAATTTTGGGCGCATTGATGTGATAGTAAACAATGCATTAGTAGACTTTAAATTCGATCCTACTGCCCAACAATCATTTACAGAATTAGTATGGGAAGATTACCAGCAGCAAATAGACGGGACGTTAAAAGCTGCTTTTAATGTTACCCAAAGTGTCGTGCCTCAATTTAAAGAACGTCAGCAAGGTAGCATTATTAGTATAGGAACAAATCTATATCAAAACCCAGTCGTACCTTATCACCAATATACGACGGCAAAAGCTGGATTAATTGGTTTTACACGTAATATTGCGGCTGAATTAGGTCAATATGGTATTACAGCAAATGTGGTTTCAGGAGGATTATTAAAAACGACTGATGCAAGCGCTGCTACAACGCCAGAAGTGTTTGATATTATTGCGCAAACGACACCGTTACGCCAAGTGACGACACCGCAACATGTTGCGAATATGGTGGCCTTTTTAGCTTCAGATGATGCACGTGGTATCACTGGACAAAATTACACTGTCGACGGTGGCTTAACAATGAATTAA
- a CDS encoding LLM class flavin-dependent oxidoreductase: MDKRQLHIGVLLIGCGHHSGAWLMEDSSVERIGDIAYYQSLAQLAERGYFDAVFFADNQALQVSGNDDMPSFWYDPLINLTAISQVTKHVGLVATISSSFANPFTAARQLLSLEHITNGRVGWNLVTSMTDLEAMNHSMTKLPNHSERYGKADEFAQVMNKLMVSWDVEALGYNRTTGELIDAQQIKPISHSGKYYHVQGPLTTPQSPQGKPVAMQAGASEQGIALAAKYADAVYSVSWNLTQARNYRQKLDVQLEKMNRHDYIQVFPGLVTYVGDTYEEALAKKTYLDKHMPIEKALKQLSFFVQQDCSTWPLDEPVPELPALNEFEGPIGRYETILAIIEEKQPTVRELLGYISAGGGHLTLIGTPEQIVDEMEHWLNDGVADGFNLMPPTLPGSLEDFVEYIVPELQKRDLYRHNYTTTTLRGHLSLDK; encoded by the coding sequence ATGGATAAACGTCAACTTCATATTGGAGTGCTATTAATTGGTTGTGGCCATCACTCTGGGGCATGGTTAATGGAAGATTCTTCAGTTGAACGCATTGGTGATATAGCATATTATCAATCGTTAGCTCAACTTGCTGAAAGAGGTTATTTTGATGCGGTGTTTTTTGCGGATAATCAAGCATTACAAGTATCTGGTAATGATGATATGCCGTCATTTTGGTACGATCCTTTAATTAATTTAACAGCTATTTCTCAAGTGACGAAACATGTAGGTTTAGTCGCAACAATTTCAAGTAGTTTTGCTAATCCGTTTACAGCGGCAAGACAACTTTTAAGCTTAGAGCACATTACGAACGGTCGCGTTGGGTGGAACTTAGTCACTTCGATGACAGATTTAGAAGCAATGAATCATAGTATGACAAAATTGCCTAACCATTCAGAACGTTATGGTAAAGCAGATGAGTTTGCGCAAGTGATGAATAAACTGATGGTGTCATGGGACGTGGAGGCTTTAGGATATAATCGTACTACAGGAGAACTTATTGATGCACAACAAATCAAGCCGATTTCTCATTCGGGTAAGTATTATCATGTGCAAGGCCCATTAACGACACCTCAAAGTCCACAAGGCAAACCTGTGGCGATGCAAGCAGGTGCTTCGGAACAAGGTATTGCACTTGCAGCTAAATACGCAGATGCCGTATACTCAGTATCTTGGAATTTAACACAGGCGCGTAACTATCGACAAAAGTTAGATGTGCAATTAGAGAAAATGAATAGACATGATTACATTCAAGTATTTCCAGGTTTGGTGACTTACGTTGGAGATACTTATGAAGAAGCATTAGCTAAAAAAACATATTTAGATAAACATATGCCAATAGAAAAAGCATTGAAACAATTAAGTTTTTTCGTCCAACAAGATTGTTCGACATGGCCATTAGATGAACCGGTGCCAGAGTTACCTGCTTTAAATGAATTCGAAGGACCGATTGGCCGTTATGAAACGATATTAGCTATTATCGAAGAAAAGCAACCAACTGTACGTGAATTATTAGGTTATATAAGTGCGGGAGGCGGACATTTAACGTTAATAGGAACACCTGAACAAATCGTGGATGAGATGGAACATTGGCTGAATGATGGAGTGGCAGATGGATTTAATTTAATGCCACCTACATTACCTGGAAGTTTAGAAGATTTCGTAGAATATATTGTTCCTGAACTGCAGAAACGTGATCTTTATCGTCACAATTATACGACCACAACGTTGCGAGGTCATTTGTCGTTGGATAAGTGA
- a CDS encoding type I toxin-antitoxin system Fst family toxin: protein MVDIFVHIITTVISGCIVTLFAYWLRNRNDK from the coding sequence TTGGTTGATATCTTTGTTCATATTATAACTACTGTTATTAGTGGTTGTATCGTTACATTGTTTGCGTATTGGCTGCGTAACCGTAATGACAAGTAA
- a CDS encoding LysE/ArgO family amino acid transporter: MLQPIIHGFLLALGLILPLGAQNVFVFNQGANHKSLIKAAPVIITAGLCDTLLISLAVLGVSVVLVSFPILQLIVYIVGLIFLLYMAWSLWHEAPASLEHFDPLSSKKQIGFALSVSLLNPHAIMDTIGVIGTNASLYSHGDKVLFSLATIAVSWLWFIFLAVAGKMLGSIDKTGKYIVIVNKLSSCIIIIIAILIIKNIVKIIVH; this comes from the coding sequence ATGCTACAACCTATTATTCACGGGTTCTTATTAGCGCTAGGTTTGATACTTCCTTTGGGTGCCCAAAATGTCTTTGTCTTTAACCAAGGTGCGAACCATAAAAGTTTAATAAAAGCAGCCCCCGTTATTATTACGGCTGGTTTATGCGATACTTTACTCATTAGTCTAGCTGTCCTCGGCGTCTCTGTCGTACTAGTATCATTTCCAATTTTACAATTGATTGTCTATATCGTTGGTTTAATATTTTTACTTTATATGGCATGGTCTTTATGGCATGAAGCCCCCGCTAGTTTGGAACATTTCGACCCATTAAGTAGTAAAAAACAAATTGGGTTCGCCTTATCTGTATCGTTATTAAATCCGCATGCCATCATGGATACGATAGGCGTTATTGGCACGAATGCTTCACTCTATTCACATGGTGATAAAGTATTATTTAGCTTGGCAACGATTGCTGTTTCTTGGCTTTGGTTTATATTTTTGGCAGTGGCAGGTAAGATGTTAGGTTCCATAGATAAGACAGGTAAATATATTGTTATCGTTAACAAACTTTCCAGTTGCATCATAATTATCATCGCTATCCTTATCATTAAAAACATAGTGAAAATTATCGTGCATTAG
- a CDS encoding PLP-dependent aminotransferase family protein, producing MAKPKYKIIIDDIVNDIQEGRLVPNDKLPSQRSLSHKYDVNRSTVVQALDILKSYGIIATSEKKGAYVSNQSWNSLISNNMKWQDFIGNNASKNNLYYVQKINELEFADNMIRMGTGELAPDLIPNQKFKQILSKGNLQLTTNYEEAKGKLELRQAIVDYMKYKGVVCTVDEICITSGALQGLKLIAEGLLVPQSNIIIETPSYIHSVRTWNNISASIKPLHIDYIKRHINNIFKANSNYYNSIFYCIPTLHNPTQHSYSEQEKQKIINQCQQNGIPIVEDDIYGDLWFGDTRPQPMKSLPNSENVIYLGSLSKTVSPGLRIGWIVANKHIVKHLADLKMQSDYGASSISQYIAQQWLSQPQFHEQHVTQLKTILLEKRNLLLAAMAKFLADLGEWNKPQGSFYVWFKLKLPIDMKQLFNMATEAGLIIHPGEIYDRQAQQYIRFSYSYINKDDIEPAFDKLRQLILKLL from the coding sequence ATGGCAAAACCAAAATATAAAATAATAATCGATGATATCGTAAATGATATCCAAGAAGGCAGATTAGTGCCGAATGACAAATTGCCTTCACAAAGGTCATTGTCACATAAATATGATGTAAATAGATCTACTGTAGTACAAGCATTAGATATATTGAAAAGTTATGGTATTATTGCAACTTCTGAGAAAAAAGGTGCCTACGTATCTAATCAAAGTTGGAATTCATTAATTTCCAATAATATGAAATGGCAGGATTTTATAGGAAATAATGCTTCTAAAAATAATTTGTATTATGTGCAAAAAATTAATGAATTAGAATTTGCCGACAATATGATTCGTATGGGTACAGGAGAATTAGCTCCAGATTTAATACCCAATCAAAAATTTAAACAAATCCTGTCAAAGGGCAATCTGCAGCTAACTACGAATTATGAAGAAGCAAAAGGGAAATTAGAGTTGCGTCAAGCGATAGTAGATTATATGAAGTATAAAGGGGTCGTATGTACTGTAGACGAAATATGTATTACATCGGGCGCTCTGCAAGGATTGAAATTGATAGCTGAAGGCTTGTTAGTGCCACAATCTAATATCATCATCGAAACACCTTCATATATACATTCAGTACGTACGTGGAACAATATAAGTGCTAGCATTAAGCCGCTTCACATCGATTATATTAAACGACATATTAATAATATATTTAAAGCAAATAGTAATTATTATAATAGTATCTTCTATTGTATACCTACGTTGCATAATCCGACACAACATAGTTATAGTGAACAAGAAAAACAGAAAATCATTAACCAATGTCAACAAAATGGTATCCCTATTGTTGAAGATGACATTTATGGAGACTTATGGTTTGGTGACACACGTCCACAACCGATGAAGTCATTACCGAATAGTGAAAATGTTATTTATTTAGGGAGTCTTTCGAAAACAGTTAGTCCGGGTTTACGTATTGGCTGGATTGTTGCTAATAAACATATTGTTAAACATTTAGCAGATTTGAAAATGCAAAGCGATTATGGCGCTAGCTCTATATCGCAATATATTGCACAACAATGGTTGTCACAACCACAATTTCATGAACAGCATGTCACACAATTAAAGACCATATTGCTAGAAAAGCGCAATTTATTATTAGCGGCTATGGCTAAATTTTTAGCAGACTTAGGAGAATGGAATAAACCGCAAGGTTCATTTTATGTGTGGTTTAAACTAAAGCTACCTATTGATATGAAGCAATTATTTAATATGGCAACTGAAGCGGGGCTCATTATCCATCCAGGCGAAATATACGATCGACAGGCACAACAATATATAAGATTTTCTTATTCATATATAAATAAGGACGATATAGAGCCGGCTTTTGATAAATTAAGACAATTAATTTTGAAATTATTATAA
- a CDS encoding LPXTG cell wall anchor domain-containing protein — translation MNQHQEISKYSIRKLAKGAGILLISSVLLFSAQNNASAAEHNGSNVNVKSATNAPVKTAQKKDTTNPEIQSIKMDKREYAPGEIAIATLIVKDESSLADVSIGFSNATQVGTPSLSGVADKANIEKIGDNLWKVTIQIYIPDKIGNTSYNFSAAIVDDAAENGTTIAPELAPTSLDTKDLSFKVVNKGASKVDTELPQFDSVTVDKQTYAPGDVIKAQLKISDKSKLSEVSVGFENYPDKGLIGLNKVADLSNVQRNSEGQWVVNVNIPIPSDLADGSYKFSHISATDEFGNAFGLIDVANFETKFNNVKFNVAKSVPDKSTVAPVKPQVKPQVNDQNKGSDIINTNTTDAKKPEDVSKQDNNVMPVPPKDNNANKADEKAPNDSDKAPQNKDAKDANTQKNNDAEKNDKATDNTTEPKASETPDQSNNNTKVAPQVETPKVSTPNTADKVKPMDAPSQQNNAKQPSDEISTQKATDKAQPQVKADTPKDNKVQTMPQDKNASNSTAKDVNKQAQAPNNKLADTKSPETKVDKQSNGENGQKRTNAKVKPQEQKEQPMQSQRKDSKTQQLPAKSQMQNKVTQGNTQVQSTTKQQPNHKMPAEMPKQGTTKVADNAKSNKNQQAANYKAVATQSQDKAKATDKNKKVATDKQKQTTAKDKANNKSKDAKSAKQLPKTGMMDTMRDYIFVGVLMAVGITIIMLRRFSAFK, via the coding sequence ATGAATCAACATCAAGAAATATCTAAATATAGTATAAGAAAGTTAGCAAAAGGAGCAGGCATATTACTTATTAGTAGCGTATTATTATTTAGTGCGCAAAACAATGCTTCAGCGGCGGAACATAATGGTAGTAATGTCAATGTGAAATCAGCGACTAATGCACCGGTTAAAACTGCGCAGAAGAAAGATACGACAAATCCAGAAATTCAAAGTATTAAGATGGATAAGCGTGAATATGCACCTGGAGAAATTGCAATTGCAACATTAATCGTGAAAGATGAGAGCAGTCTAGCTGATGTTTCAATCGGCTTTTCGAATGCAACACAAGTTGGCACGCCATCTTTAAGTGGTGTAGCCGATAAAGCGAACATCGAAAAAATTGGTGATAACTTATGGAAGGTAACGATTCAAATTTATATTCCAGACAAAATTGGCAACACGTCATATAATTTTTCGGCAGCTATTGTAGATGATGCAGCAGAAAATGGCACAACGATAGCACCGGAACTGGCACCTACGTCACTCGATACTAAAGATTTATCATTTAAAGTAGTTAATAAAGGTGCATCGAAAGTAGATACTGAGTTACCTCAATTTGATAGCGTAACGGTAGATAAGCAAACATATGCACCGGGCGACGTAATTAAAGCACAATTAAAAATTTCAGATAAAAGTAAGTTAAGTGAAGTGTCAGTTGGTTTTGAAAATTATCCGGATAAAGGTTTAATTGGATTAAATAAAGTTGCAGATTTAAGTAATGTGCAACGCAATAGTGAAGGGCAATGGGTAGTTAATGTAAATATTCCGATTCCAAGCGATTTAGCAGACGGTAGTTATAAGTTTTCACATATTAGTGCGACAGATGAATTCGGAAATGCGTTTGGTTTAATTGACGTGGCAAACTTTGAAACAAAATTTAATAACGTGAAATTTAATGTAGCTAAGTCTGTACCTGATAAGTCAACAGTAGCTCCGGTGAAACCTCAAGTGAAACCACAAGTTAATGATCAAAACAAAGGATCTGATATTATTAATACAAATACTACAGATGCTAAAAAACCTGAGGATGTAAGTAAACAAGATAATAATGTGATGCCAGTACCACCGAAGGATAACAACGCTAATAAAGCAGATGAAAAAGCACCGAATGATAGTGATAAAGCACCACAAAATAAAGATGCTAAAGATGCAAATACGCAAAAAAATAATGATGCAGAGAAAAACGATAAAGCTACTGACAACACCACTGAACCAAAAGCATCCGAAACACCGGATCAAAGTAACAACAATACTAAAGTAGCGCCACAAGTCGAGACGCCGAAAGTATCTACGCCTAACACAGCAGATAAAGTTAAGCCTATGGATGCACCATCACAACAAAATAATGCAAAACAACCTAGTGATGAAATATCAACTCAAAAAGCTACGGATAAGGCTCAACCTCAAGTTAAAGCTGACACACCAAAAGACAACAAGGTACAAACAATGCCACAAGATAAAAATGCATCAAACAGTACTGCCAAGGACGTTAATAAGCAAGCACAAGCACCTAATAATAAATTAGCTGATACTAAATCACCTGAAACAAAAGTGGATAAACAAAGTAATGGAGAGAACGGTCAAAAAAGAACGAATGCTAAAGTAAAACCACAAGAGCAAAAAGAACAACCGATGCAATCACAAAGGAAAGATAGCAAGACTCAACAATTACCAGCTAAATCACAAATGCAAAATAAAGTAACTCAAGGTAATACGCAAGTACAATCAACTACGAAACAACAGCCAAACCATAAAATGCCGGCTGAAATGCCTAAACAAGGAACAACAAAAGTTGCAGACAATGCTAAAAGTAACAAAAACCAACAAGCAGCAAACTATAAAGCGGTAGCTACACAATCTCAGGATAAAGCAAAGGCTACTGATAAGAATAAAAAAGTTGCGACTGACAAACAAAAACAAACAACTGCAAAAGACAAAGCCAATAACAAGTCTAAAGACGCAAAATCAGCAAAACAATTACCTAAAACAGGTATGATGGATACGATGCGTGATTACATCTTTGTTGGTGTGTTGATGGCTGTTGGGATAACGATCATTATGCTTAGAAGATTTTCCGCTTTTAAATAA
- a CDS encoding LysE family translocator, with protein MNILSYFLYTIVVTATPGPTNIDILNTIKNRGTKAGLRYTYGASAAFFTLLIISAILNTFLVAIMPNLLIAMKLIGSVYMLYLVYMIFKKHDNDKGDINLGTFKSGFKLQFLNPKVITFTMTVIPTFVLVYYKSVSMITIYIIVTSMIAMFAFSLWLIFGSLLQNFLRHHELGMNIVMAIFLFYAAIMVWF; from the coding sequence ATGAATATTTTATCTTACTTTTTATATACTATAGTAGTTACAGCGACACCAGGTCCTACGAATATTGATATTTTAAATACTATAAAAAATAGAGGAACTAAGGCAGGCTTAAGATACACTTATGGTGCCTCAGCAGCCTTTTTCACACTCTTAATTATCTCGGCGATTTTAAATACTTTTTTAGTAGCAATCATGCCTAATTTGCTGATTGCGATGAAGCTAATTGGTAGTGTATATATGCTATACTTGGTTTACATGATTTTTAAAAAACACGATAACGATAAAGGTGACATCAATCTTGGCACTTTTAAATCAGGTTTTAAATTGCAATTTTTAAACCCTAAAGTAATAACTTTTACTATGACTGTGATTCCGACTTTTGTACTTGTATATTATAAATCTGTATCAATGATTACCATATATATTATTGTGACTTCAATGATTGCAATGTTTGCTTTTAGTTTATGGCTAATTTTCGGCTCTTTATTACAAAACTTTCTCAGACACCATGAACTAGGGATGAATATAGTGATGGCTATATTTTTATTTTATGCGGCGATTATGGTTTGGTTCTAA